In one window of Gossypium arboreum isolate Shixiya-1 chromosome 4, ASM2569848v2, whole genome shotgun sequence DNA:
- the LOC108460096 gene encoding E3 ubiquitin-protein ligase MPSR1-like, which translates to MSLSLEPYTNIDFGRRIRWESGPENGPWITLSFVEPPDRQPSNAGIEGAPPATASAIGALPMAKISESHVINTMHCPICKDEFEIGGEARELPCKHLYHSDCIVPWLNIHNTCPVCRYEIDNESGNAPGDYEMNEIDRGDFGLGVEDLANGLTWLRTRLLSSRPLRVFSHWTRGCLDSLDSMINGNNFSQEAISWWRSWLIL; encoded by the coding sequence ATGTCTCTCAGCCTTGAACCCTATACAAATATTGATTTTGGTCGAAGAATTCGATGGGAATCGGGTCCCGAAAATGGACCTTGGATCACTCTCAGTTTCGTTGAACCACCAGACCGGCAACCGAGTAATGCAGGCATTGAAGGGGCTCCCCCTGCAACTGCTTCAGCAATTGGAGCATTGCCAATGGCGAAAATCAGTGAAAGCCATGTTATCAACACAATGCATTGCCCCATTTGCAAGGATGAGTTCGAGATCGGTGGAGAAGCGAGAGAGTTACCGTGCAAGCATTTGTATCACTCGGATTGTATCGTGCCATGGTTGAACATCCACAACACGTGCCCTGTTTGTCGGTACGAGATCGACAATGAGTCTGGTAACGCTCCTGGTGACTACGAAATGAATGAGATTGATCGTGGGGATTTCGGTCTTGGTGTTGAAGATTTGGCAAATGGCTTGACTTGGTTGCGGACTCGTTTACTCTCTTCGAGGCCTCTTCGTGTGTTCTCTCATTGGACTCGTGGATGTCTTGACTCTCTCGATAGTATGATCAATGGAAATAATTTCTCTCAAGAGG